In one Nocardioides luteus genomic region, the following are encoded:
- a CDS encoding phosphoribosyl-ATP diphosphatase — MKTFDELWAELSEKARTRPEGSGTVAQLDAGVHAIGKKLVEEAAESWMAAEYEGKEATAEEISQLLYHAQVLMLASGISIDDVYSHL; from the coding sequence GTGAAGACGTTCGACGAGCTCTGGGCCGAGCTGAGTGAGAAGGCCCGGACCCGACCTGAAGGATCCGGCACCGTGGCACAGCTCGACGCCGGGGTCCATGCGATCGGGAAGAAGCTGGTCGAGGAGGCCGCCGAGTCCTGGATGGCGGCCGAGTACGAGGGCAAGGAAGCGACCGCGGAGGAGATCTCCCAGCTGCTCTACCACGCCCAGGTGCTCATGCTCGCCAGCGGAATCTCCATCGACGACGTCTACTCACACCTGTAG
- a CDS encoding helix-turn-helix domain-containing protein produces MSTNDEDTAFYVGIAAQVTEHRVARGLSQRELAELCGTTQSAIARLESGSRPPKIDTLLRVAAALDCRLEVGFHARTRAHRSTP; encoded by the coding sequence GTGAGCACCAACGACGAGGACACCGCGTTCTACGTCGGGATCGCCGCCCAGGTCACCGAGCACCGGGTCGCGCGGGGGCTGTCCCAGCGCGAGCTCGCCGAGCTCTGCGGGACGACCCAGTCGGCGATCGCACGGCTGGAGTCCGGGTCCCGCCCGCCCAAGATCGACACCCTCCTCAGGGTGGCGGCCGCGCTCGACTGCCGCCTCGAGGTCGGCTTCCATGCCCGCACCCGAGCCCACAGGAGCACGCCATGA
- a CDS encoding gamma carbonic anhydrase family protein — MNIFEFDGKSPQIHPDAWVAPTATLIGDVRLGPNASVWYGAVLRADVGPIVIGEGSNVQDNSVLHVRPGSSLEMGPHSTIAHGCVVHGDRIGTGSLIGNGAVVSDAVVIGDGCLIAAGAMVVEGTQVPDHSLVMGVPAKIRGTIEPDTNPAVILELNAPGYVEFMKLHRATVRPVKP; from the coding sequence ATGAACATCTTCGAGTTCGACGGCAAGAGTCCGCAGATCCACCCCGACGCCTGGGTGGCGCCGACGGCGACGCTGATCGGTGACGTACGCCTCGGTCCGAACGCGAGCGTCTGGTACGGCGCCGTGCTCCGCGCCGACGTCGGGCCGATCGTCATCGGCGAGGGCTCCAACGTCCAGGACAACTCGGTGCTGCACGTACGCCCCGGCTCCTCCCTCGAGATGGGCCCGCACAGCACGATCGCCCACGGCTGCGTCGTCCATGGCGACCGGATCGGCACCGGCTCGCTGATCGGCAACGGGGCGGTCGTCTCCGATGCCGTGGTCATCGGCGACGGCTGCCTGATCGCGGCCGGCGCGATGGTGGTCGAGGGGACCCAGGTGCCCGACCACAGCCTGGTGATGGGCGTGCCCGCCAAGATCCGCGGCACGATCGAGCCCGACACCAACCCGGCCGTGATCTTGGAGCTCAACGCGCCAGGTTATGTCGAGTTCATGAAGCTGCACCGCGCGACGGTACGCCCGGTCAAACCCTGA
- a CDS encoding cation diffusion facilitator family transporter, with product MTHTLHHDHDHHHAGAHEHTGEHGHGHGHAHSHDQDGRWARVRHAISDVFGAHSHDAADQVDEALEADVRGRRALWISLGVLALTAAVQAVVVSLTGSVALLGDTLHNVADALTAVPLLVAFWLARRPANDRFTYGYGRAEDLAGLFVVAMIALSSILAGWEAIDRLFHPREVEHVWAVAAAGVVGFLGNEIVARYRIRVGRQIGSAALVADGLHARTDGFTSLAVVLGAAGVAVGMPWADPLIGLLIAVAILGVLRSALKQVGARLMDAVTPEDVRRAREAVATVDGVLEVRSLRLRWIGHTLHADGDITVAADLAVSAAHDIAHHAEEHLLEALPRLTSVVLHVSPEGTH from the coding sequence ATGACCCACACGCTGCACCACGACCACGACCACCACCACGCGGGCGCGCACGAGCACACCGGCGAGCACGGCCACGGACACGGCCATGCCCACAGTCACGACCAAGACGGCCGGTGGGCTCGGGTCCGGCATGCGATCTCGGACGTGTTCGGGGCGCACTCCCACGATGCCGCGGACCAGGTCGACGAGGCGCTGGAGGCAGACGTACGTGGCCGGCGGGCGCTGTGGATCAGCCTCGGTGTCCTCGCGCTGACGGCCGCGGTCCAGGCGGTCGTCGTCAGCCTGACCGGCTCGGTGGCGCTGCTGGGGGACACGCTCCACAACGTCGCGGACGCGTTGACGGCGGTGCCGCTGCTGGTGGCGTTCTGGCTGGCCCGGCGCCCGGCCAACGACCGTTTCACCTATGGCTACGGACGGGCCGAGGACCTCGCCGGGCTCTTCGTCGTCGCCATGATCGCGCTGTCCAGCATCCTGGCCGGCTGGGAGGCGATCGACCGGCTGTTCCACCCGCGCGAGGTCGAGCACGTCTGGGCCGTCGCGGCCGCCGGCGTGGTCGGCTTCCTCGGCAACGAGATCGTCGCCCGCTACCGGATCCGGGTGGGCCGCCAGATCGGCTCGGCGGCCCTGGTCGCCGACGGGCTGCACGCGCGCACCGACGGCTTCACCTCGCTCGCGGTCGTCCTCGGCGCCGCCGGGGTCGCGGTCGGGATGCCGTGGGCCGACCCGCTGATCGGGCTGCTGATCGCGGTCGCGATCCTCGGTGTGCTGCGCTCGGCGCTCAAGCAGGTCGGCGCCCGGCTGATGGACGCGGTCACCCCCGAGGACGTCCGCCGCGCCCGGGAGGCCGTCGCCACCGTGGACGGCGTGCTCGAGGTCCGCAGCCTGAGGCTGCGGTGGATCGGGCACACGCTCCACGCCGACGGCGACATCACCGTTGCGGCCGACCTCGCCGTCTCCGCCGCGCACGACATCGCCCACCACGCCGAGGAGCACCTCCTGGAGGCGCTGCCGCGCCTGACCAGCGTCGTGCTCCACGTCAGCCCGGAGGGCACGCACTGA
- a CDS encoding ArsR/SmtB family transcription factor has product MVTLAVEVLRMLADPTRLQVAGLLLDEERSVSELAGMLDKPVPGVSQHLAKMRMARLVTTRKEGTSVLYRVENGHVRQLVLDTIGHVEHLLDQVPAHHRSAEESA; this is encoded by the coding sequence GTGGTCACTCTCGCTGTCGAGGTGCTGCGGATGCTGGCGGATCCGACGCGACTGCAGGTGGCGGGGCTGTTGCTGGACGAGGAGCGGTCCGTCTCGGAGCTCGCGGGCATGCTGGACAAGCCGGTGCCGGGGGTCTCGCAGCATCTGGCGAAGATGCGGATGGCTCGGCTGGTGACCACGCGCAAGGAGGGGACCTCGGTGCTCTACCGGGTGGAGAACGGGCACGTGCGCCAGCTGGTCCTCGACACGATCGGTCACGTCGAGCATCTTCTCGACCAGGTCCCGGCGCACCACCGATCCGCGGAGGAGTCGGCATGA
- a CDS encoding class I SAM-dependent methyltransferase, with the protein MTMTEIGAAYDSRAAEYIDLFGAIDKLAEQDRDTITTWRDSTTGRLLDAGCGPGLWSQELATGGARDVVGMDASAEFVAAARARYPDIAFQRADLAALPLADRSIGGILAWYSIIHTPPADLPAILSEFARVLTPGGSALIGFFDGEPGEAFDHAVHTAYYWSAEALGELLTAHGFVVAHASARQDPGARRRQGDLVATLPA; encoded by the coding sequence ATGACCATGACCGAGATCGGCGCCGCCTATGACAGCCGCGCCGCTGAATACATCGACCTCTTCGGGGCGATCGACAAGCTCGCCGAGCAGGACCGCGACACGATCACGACCTGGCGGGACAGCACGACCGGCCGCCTGCTGGACGCCGGCTGCGGCCCCGGCCTCTGGAGCCAGGAGCTCGCCACGGGCGGTGCTCGCGACGTCGTCGGGATGGACGCCTCGGCCGAGTTCGTCGCCGCCGCACGAGCGCGCTATCCGGACATCGCCTTCCAGCGAGCGGACCTCGCCGCACTCCCCCTCGCCGACCGGTCGATCGGCGGCATCCTGGCGTGGTACTCGATCATCCACACCCCGCCCGCGGACCTGCCGGCGATCCTGAGCGAGTTCGCGCGGGTGCTGACGCCCGGCGGGTCGGCGCTGATCGGCTTCTTCGACGGCGAGCCCGGTGAGGCGTTCGACCACGCCGTGCACACGGCCTACTACTGGTCCGCCGAGGCCCTCGGGGAGCTGCTCACCGCACACGGGTTCGTCGTCGCGCACGCGTCAGCGCGGCAGGACCCCGGGGCGCGTCGCCGCCAGGGCGACCTGGTCGCGACACTCCCTGCCTGA
- the ribH gene encoding 6,7-dimethyl-8-ribityllumazine synthase, with amino-acid sequence MSGKGAPTPEVVDASDLRVAVVAARWHDEVMNGLLNGAERALKDANVGGLTVVRVPGAFELPVAAAALAKSGYDAIVALGVVIRGGTPHFDYVCSAATDGLNRIAIDHLIPVGFGLLTCDNEEQALDRAGLEGSSEDKGYEAAAAAMETALTLRDCVRHY; translated from the coding sequence ATGAGTGGCAAGGGAGCCCCGACCCCCGAGGTCGTCGACGCGAGCGACCTGCGCGTCGCCGTGGTGGCCGCGCGCTGGCACGACGAGGTCATGAACGGCCTGCTGAACGGCGCGGAGCGCGCGCTGAAGGACGCCAACGTCGGCGGCCTGACGGTCGTCCGGGTCCCGGGCGCCTTCGAGCTCCCGGTCGCCGCGGCCGCCCTGGCCAAGTCGGGCTACGACGCCATCGTGGCCCTCGGGGTCGTCATCCGTGGCGGCACGCCGCACTTCGACTACGTCTGCTCGGCCGCCACCGACGGCCTGAACCGGATCGCGATCGACCACCTCATCCCCGTCGGCTTCGGCTTGCTGACCTGCGACAACGAGGAGCAGGCGCTCGACCGGGCCGGCCTCGAGGGATCGAGCGAGGACAAGGGCTACGAGGCCGCCGCCGCGGCCATGGAGACCGCGCTCACGCTGCGCGACTGCGTACGTCACTACTGA
- a CDS encoding bifunctional 3,4-dihydroxy-2-butanone-4-phosphate synthase/GTP cyclohydrolase II: MTEQQYVGVRLDPVENAIADLAAGKPVVVVDDEDRENEGDLIFSAELATPEVMAFAIRWSSGVICVALPGDRLDALELPPMTRVNEDRKQTAYAVSVDAREGVTTGISAADRALTTRLLAGPASVAGDLTRPGHVFPLRARDGGVLVRVGHTEAAVDLTRLAGLEPAGALVELVNDDGTMQRAPQLREFADEHGLAMISIEDLVTYRRRTEVLVERKAVTRLPTEFGDFTAYGYRTIDDGVEHVALVHGDVAGCDPVLARVHSECLTGDVFGSRRCDCGPQLREALERIADVGCGVVVYLRGHEGRGIGLLAKLQAYQLQDGGRDTVDANLDLGLPADARHYGAASQILRDLKIDSVRLMTNNPEKVSNLEAYGVEVAERVPLTPRPNEHNLAYLLTKRDRMGHALPDLSEENR, from the coding sequence ATGACGGAGCAGCAGTACGTGGGGGTCCGGCTGGACCCGGTCGAGAACGCGATCGCCGACCTGGCGGCCGGGAAGCCGGTCGTGGTCGTCGACGACGAGGACCGGGAGAACGAGGGCGACCTGATCTTCTCCGCCGAGCTGGCGACCCCGGAGGTGATGGCGTTCGCGATCCGCTGGTCCTCCGGCGTGATCTGCGTGGCGCTGCCGGGTGACCGGCTCGACGCCCTCGAGCTGCCCCCGATGACTCGTGTCAACGAGGACCGCAAGCAGACGGCGTACGCGGTCTCGGTCGACGCCCGCGAAGGTGTCACGACCGGCATCTCGGCGGCCGACCGGGCGCTCACCACCCGGCTGCTGGCCGGGCCGGCGTCGGTGGCCGGCGACCTGACCCGCCCGGGCCACGTCTTCCCGCTGCGGGCCCGCGACGGGGGAGTGCTGGTGCGGGTCGGCCACACCGAGGCCGCCGTCGACCTGACCCGGCTGGCCGGTCTGGAGCCCGCCGGCGCCCTGGTCGAGCTGGTCAACGACGACGGCACGATGCAGCGCGCCCCGCAGCTGCGCGAGTTCGCCGACGAGCACGGCCTGGCGATGATCTCGATCGAGGACCTGGTCACCTACCGGCGGCGTACGGAGGTGCTGGTCGAGCGCAAGGCGGTGACCCGGCTGCCCACCGAGTTCGGTGACTTCACCGCCTACGGCTACCGCACCATCGACGACGGCGTCGAGCACGTCGCGCTCGTCCACGGCGACGTGGCCGGGTGCGACCCGGTGCTCGCCCGAGTGCACTCGGAGTGCCTGACCGGGGACGTGTTCGGGTCGCGCCGCTGCGACTGCGGACCCCAGCTGCGCGAGGCGCTCGAGCGGATCGCCGATGTCGGCTGCGGCGTCGTGGTCTACCTGCGCGGGCACGAGGGCCGCGGGATCGGGCTGCTCGCCAAGCTGCAGGCCTACCAGCTCCAGGACGGCGGTCGCGACACCGTCGACGCCAACCTCGACCTCGGTCTGCCGGCCGACGCGCGCCACTACGGCGCGGCCTCGCAGATCCTCCGCGACCTCAAGATCGACTCGGTGCGCCTGATGACCAACAACCCTGAGAAGGTGAGCAACCTGGAGGCGTACGGGGTCGAGGTCGCCGAGCGGGTGCCGCTCACCCCGCGGCCCAACGAGCACAACCTCGCCTACCTGCTGACCAAGCGTGACCGGATGGGTCACGCGCTGCCCGATCTGTCTGAGGAGAACCGATGA
- a CDS encoding riboflavin synthase produces the protein MFTGIVEELGTVAGIEDQGDAVRLTISATTVLSDAELGASIAVNGCCLTVATLGSGEWTADVMLETLKRTSLHAVSVGDQVNLERAVTPTTRLGGHIVQGHVDGVGRIVSREPSEHWEVVTISLPPELARYVVEKGSIAVDGISLTVVSVTEDSFTVSLIPETLARTSLGFRAVGDEVNLETDIIAKHVEKLVLTSPEGVRS, from the coding sequence ATGTTCACCGGGATTGTTGAGGAGCTCGGCACCGTCGCCGGGATCGAGGACCAGGGCGACGCCGTACGCCTGACCATCTCCGCCACCACGGTGCTGTCGGACGCCGAGCTGGGTGCCTCCATCGCGGTCAACGGCTGCTGCCTGACGGTCGCCACGCTGGGTTCCGGCGAGTGGACGGCGGACGTGATGCTGGAGACGCTCAAGCGCACCAGCCTGCACGCGGTCTCGGTCGGCGACCAGGTCAACCTGGAGCGCGCGGTCACCCCGACGACCCGCCTCGGCGGCCACATCGTCCAGGGGCACGTCGACGGCGTCGGCCGCATCGTCTCGCGCGAGCCGAGCGAGCACTGGGAGGTCGTCACGATCTCGCTGCCTCCTGAGCTGGCGCGCTACGTCGTCGAGAAGGGCTCGATCGCGGTGGACGGGATCAGCCTCACCGTCGTCTCGGTGACCGAGGACTCGTTCACGGTCAGCCTCATCCCCGAGACCCTGGCGCGTACGTCGCTGGGGTTCCGGGCCGTCGGCGACGAGGTCAACCTCGAGACCGACATCATCGCCAAGCACGTGGAGAAGCTCGTGCTGACTTCACCGGAAGGGGTTCGGTCATGA
- the ribD gene encoding bifunctional diaminohydroxyphosphoribosylaminopyrimidine deaminase/5-amino-6-(5-phosphoribosylamino)uracil reductase RibD, with product MKCLDQRDPEPGAMRRALDLAAAIGAPGPATYPNPRVGCVLLGADGSMIAEGYHRGPGTPHAEVDALAKAGEAARGATAVVTLEPCNHTGRTGPCSQALIEAGVARVVYAQSDPNPVAAGGAATLKQAGVEVEQGLYAAEARELNRVWTRAAELQRPYVTWKFATTLDGRSAAADGTSRWVSSRAARLDTHKLRALSDTMLVGTNTVAVDDPALTVRDLEDRPVGVQPLRVVMGERDLPEDRRIFDAQAPSLHLRTRDPHSALAALWERERRHVFLEGGPTLAAAFLEAGLVDEIVVYVAPFLLGAGRSAVADLGIATISDAFRPRVRSVDVLAPAAPGEEPNVRFILEPQKGEQ from the coding sequence ATGAAGTGCTTGGACCAGCGTGACCCGGAGCCGGGGGCGATGCGTCGCGCCCTGGACCTGGCCGCTGCGATCGGCGCCCCGGGACCTGCCACCTATCCCAACCCACGGGTGGGCTGCGTACTCCTGGGGGCGGACGGGTCGATGATCGCCGAGGGCTATCACCGCGGGCCCGGCACGCCGCACGCCGAGGTCGACGCCCTGGCGAAGGCCGGGGAGGCCGCCCGCGGGGCGACCGCGGTGGTCACCCTGGAGCCGTGCAACCACACCGGTCGCACCGGTCCCTGCTCACAGGCCCTGATCGAGGCCGGCGTCGCCCGCGTCGTCTACGCCCAGTCCGACCCCAACCCGGTCGCCGCCGGCGGCGCCGCCACGCTGAAGCAGGCGGGCGTCGAGGTCGAGCAGGGCCTGTACGCAGCCGAGGCTCGCGAGCTCAACCGGGTCTGGACCCGGGCGGCCGAGCTCCAGCGCCCCTACGTCACCTGGAAGTTCGCCACCACGCTCGACGGGCGCAGCGCCGCCGCCGACGGCACCTCGCGCTGGGTCTCCTCGCGGGCCGCGCGGCTCGACACCCACAAGCTGCGGGCGCTGAGCGACACGATGCTGGTCGGCACCAACACCGTCGCCGTCGACGACCCCGCCCTGACGGTGCGCGACCTGGAGGACCGGCCGGTCGGCGTACAGCCGCTGCGGGTCGTCATGGGGGAGCGGGACTTGCCCGAGGACCGCCGGATCTTCGACGCCCAGGCGCCCTCGCTGCACCTGCGCACCCGCGACCCGCACTCGGCGCTGGCCGCCTTGTGGGAGCGGGAGCGCCGCCATGTCTTTCTCGAGGGCGGGCCGACGCTGGCCGCGGCCTTCCTGGAGGCGGGGCTCGTGGACGAGATCGTCGTCTACGTCGCCCCGTTCCTGCTCGGCGCGGGCCGCTCGGCCGTCGCCGATCTCGGGATCGCCACCATCTCCGACGCCTTCCGGCCGCGGGTGCGTTCTGTCGACGTGCTCGCACCAGCCGCGCCGGGCGAGGAGCCGAACGTGCGCTTCATCTTGGAGCCACAGAAAGGGGAGCAGTGA
- the rpe gene encoding ribulose-phosphate 3-epimerase, whose protein sequence is MGHIQITPSILNADFAALGAEVARIPSADWIHVDVMDNHFVPNLTFGPTMVEAIARSTSVPLDAHLMIENADREAPAYVEAGCGSVTFHVEATKAPVRLAREIRAKGARASMALKPATPIEPYEDMLAELDMVLLMTVEPGFGGQKFLDLVLPKIRRARSMMDKHGVETWLQVDGGVSLETIERCAEAGADVFVAGSAVYSADDPDVMVNALRDKAVSASDA, encoded by the coding sequence GTGGGCCACATCCAGATCACTCCGTCCATCCTCAACGCCGACTTCGCAGCCCTCGGGGCCGAGGTCGCCAGGATCCCCAGCGCCGACTGGATCCATGTCGACGTGATGGACAACCACTTCGTGCCCAACCTGACCTTCGGGCCGACGATGGTGGAGGCGATCGCGCGGTCCACCTCGGTGCCGCTGGATGCCCACCTGATGATCGAGAACGCCGACCGCGAGGCCCCGGCCTACGTCGAGGCCGGCTGCGGCTCGGTGACGTTCCACGTCGAGGCCACCAAGGCCCCGGTGCGGCTGGCCCGCGAGATCCGGGCGAAGGGTGCCCGTGCCTCGATGGCGCTCAAGCCGGCGACCCCGATCGAGCCCTACGAGGACATGCTGGCCGAGCTCGACATGGTGCTGCTGATGACCGTCGAGCCCGGTTTCGGTGGGCAGAAGTTCCTCGACCTGGTGCTGCCCAAGATCCGCCGGGCGCGGTCGATGATGGACAAGCACGGCGTCGAGACCTGGCTGCAGGTCGACGGCGGGGTGTCCCTGGAGACGATCGAGCGCTGCGCCGAGGCCGGGGCCGACGTCTTCGTCGCCGGCTCCGCGGTCTACTCGGCCGACGACCCGGACGTGATGGTCAACGCGCTGCGGGACAAGGCCGTCTCAGCCTCTGACGCCTGA
- a CDS encoding HAD family hydrolase: protein MNTNQAPADPSRQFPAAVLLDMDGTLVDTEPYWIAAEYAIAERFGATWSEEQAMELVGNALVESARLIKEGMGLPHEPEEIVEMLLDGVVEQVEREVPWRPGARELLTDLVEQGVPCALVTMSYARFVGPILQELPEGTFKVIVTGDMVRNGKPHPEPYLTAAAALGVAAEDTIAVEDSNTGARSAEAAGCTVLVVENHVPVAPGERRVFRDTLEGLTYADLADL from the coding sequence CTGAACACCAACCAAGCACCTGCCGACCCGTCCAGGCAGTTCCCGGCCGCGGTCCTGCTGGACATGGACGGCACCCTGGTCGACACCGAGCCCTACTGGATCGCCGCGGAGTACGCGATCGCCGAGCGCTTCGGGGCGACCTGGTCCGAGGAGCAGGCGATGGAGCTGGTCGGCAACGCACTGGTCGAGTCGGCGCGGCTGATCAAGGAGGGGATGGGGCTTCCGCACGAGCCGGAGGAGATCGTCGAGATGCTCCTCGACGGCGTCGTCGAGCAGGTCGAGCGTGAGGTGCCGTGGCGCCCGGGGGCTCGGGAGCTGCTCACCGACCTGGTCGAGCAGGGGGTGCCGTGTGCGCTGGTGACGATGTCGTACGCCCGCTTCGTCGGCCCCATCCTCCAGGAGCTGCCCGAGGGCACCTTCAAGGTGATCGTCACCGGCGACATGGTCCGCAACGGCAAGCCCCATCCCGAGCCCTATCTGACCGCGGCTGCCGCCCTCGGTGTCGCGGCCGAGGACACCATCGCGGTCGAGGACTCCAACACCGGTGCCCGCTCCGCCGAGGCCGCCGGCTGCACGGTCCTGGTCGTCGAGAACCACGTCCCCGTCGCCCCCGGCGAGCGCCGGGTCTTCCGCGACACGCTCGAGGGGCTGACGTACGCCGACCTGGCCGACCTCTGA
- a CDS encoding alpha/beta hydrolase yields MRAREPDADGYVETDGVKVHYEVYGAETAGPGDRTILLMPTWTIIHSRSWKAQIGYLARHFRVVTFDGRGNGRSDRPEGAAAYTNEAYAADALAVLDATGTDRAVVVGLSCGVTWSLHLAAEHPDRVAALVAIGAACGFPIVQERDAFVWDARLDTTDGWAKYNRYHWLEGGYDDFLEFFFAKMFPEPHSTKQIEDCIAWAHETTPQVVVDATAARLGCDGVLCASVEEICGRVRCPVLAIHGTDDQIRPVAISERLVELTGGSLVLLEGSGHGVVGRDPVKINHLIKDFADAVQPPPPVSRTWVRASHRPKRVLYLSSPIGLGHARRDLAIAQALRERHEDVQVDWLAQHPVTRVLEAAGERVHPASRWLANESRHIEEESGEHDLHVFDAMRRMDEVLVNNFMVFDDVVGEEHYDLVVGDEAWDVDHFLHENPELKRFGYVWLTDFVGFLPMPDDDERARSVTADHNAEMLEHIERSPRLRDRAIFVGNPADVVPGRFGDGLPEISAWTRQHYDFSGYVTGIDPGSIADKARLRQELGWRPYERVCVVTVGGSGVGSHLLRRVEGAYDAARAAVPDLRMIVVTGPRLDTGVVRARPGFEVLGFVPDLYRLLGACDLAVVQGGLTTTMELTAAGTPFVYIPLRHHFEQNIHVRHRLEQYGAGRCLEYDDLTPDTLARAIADEIGREPRSRPVETDGADRAAGLIASLL; encoded by the coding sequence ATGAGGGCACGCGAGCCCGACGCCGACGGCTACGTGGAGACCGACGGCGTCAAGGTCCACTACGAGGTCTACGGCGCGGAGACCGCCGGCCCGGGCGACCGCACCATCCTGCTGATGCCGACCTGGACGATCATCCACTCCCGATCCTGGAAGGCGCAGATCGGCTACCTGGCACGGCACTTCCGGGTCGTGACTTTCGACGGGCGTGGCAACGGGCGGTCCGACCGGCCGGAAGGCGCCGCGGCGTACACGAACGAGGCGTACGCCGCGGACGCCCTCGCCGTCCTCGACGCCACCGGCACCGATCGCGCCGTCGTCGTGGGGCTGTCGTGCGGGGTCACGTGGAGCCTGCACCTGGCCGCGGAACACCCGGACCGGGTGGCCGCGCTGGTGGCGATCGGGGCCGCCTGCGGGTTCCCGATCGTCCAGGAGAGGGACGCCTTCGTCTGGGACGCCCGCCTCGACACCACCGACGGGTGGGCGAAGTACAACCGCTACCACTGGCTCGAGGGCGGCTACGACGACTTCCTGGAGTTCTTCTTCGCCAAGATGTTCCCCGAGCCGCACTCGACCAAGCAGATCGAGGACTGCATCGCCTGGGCGCACGAGACGACGCCCCAGGTCGTGGTCGACGCCACCGCGGCCCGCCTCGGGTGCGACGGAGTGCTCTGCGCCTCAGTGGAGGAGATCTGCGGCCGCGTACGGTGCCCGGTTCTCGCGATCCACGGGACCGACGACCAGATCCGGCCGGTCGCGATCAGCGAGCGCCTCGTCGAGCTCACCGGCGGGTCGCTCGTGCTGCTCGAGGGCAGCGGCCACGGCGTGGTCGGCCGCGACCCGGTCAAGATCAACCATCTGATCAAGGACTTCGCGGACGCGGTCCAGCCTCCGCCGCCGGTGAGCCGCACCTGGGTACGCGCGTCCCACCGTCCCAAGAGGGTCCTCTACCTCTCCTCGCCCATCGGGCTCGGGCACGCCCGCCGCGACCTGGCCATCGCGCAGGCGCTCCGGGAACGGCACGAGGACGTACAGGTCGACTGGCTCGCCCAGCATCCGGTGACGAGGGTCCTCGAGGCAGCCGGCGAACGGGTCCATCCCGCCAGCAGGTGGCTCGCCAACGAGTCGCGCCACATCGAGGAGGAGTCGGGTGAGCACGACCTGCACGTCTTCGACGCCATGCGGCGCATGGACGAGGTCCTGGTCAACAACTTCATGGTCTTCGATGACGTCGTCGGCGAGGAGCACTACGACCTCGTCGTCGGGGACGAGGCCTGGGACGTCGACCACTTCCTGCACGAGAACCCCGAGCTCAAACGCTTCGGCTACGTGTGGCTGACCGACTTCGTCGGCTTCCTCCCGATGCCCGACGACGACGAGCGGGCACGGTCCGTCACCGCCGATCACAACGCCGAGATGCTCGAACACATCGAGCGCAGTCCGCGCCTTCGCGACCGGGCGATCTTCGTCGGAAATCCCGCGGACGTCGTGCCCGGACGCTTCGGCGACGGTCTGCCCGAGATCTCGGCCTGGACGCGGCAGCACTACGACTTCAGCGGCTACGTCACCGGCATCGATCCGGGCTCGATCGCCGACAAGGCACGGCTGCGACAGGAGCTCGGGTGGCGACCCTACGAGCGGGTCTGCGTGGTCACGGTCGGTGGGTCCGGAGTCGGCAGCCACCTGCTCCGCCGGGTGGAAGGAGCGTACGACGCCGCCCGGGCGGCCGTGCCGGACCTTCGGATGATCGTCGTGACGGGCCCACGGCTGGACACCGGCGTCGTCCGAGCGCGCCCCGGCTTCGAGGTGCTCGGCTTCGTCCCCGACCTCTACCGCCTCCTCGGCGCCTGCGACCTTGCCGTGGTGCAGGGCGGGCTGACCACGACGATGGAGCTGACCGCCGCCGGCACGCCGTTCGTCTATATACCGCTGCGCCACCACTTCGAGCAGAACATCCACGTCCGGCACCGTCTCGAGCAGTACGGCGCGGGCCGCTGTCTCGAGTACGACGACCTCACCCCGGACACGCTCGCGCGAGCGATCGCCGACGAGATCGGTCGTGAGCCCCGCAGCAGGCCGGTCGAGACCGACGGCGCCGATCGCGCCGCCGGTCTGATCGCCAGCCTTCTCTGA